In the genome of Halapricum salinum, one region contains:
- a CDS encoding FkbM family methyltransferase: MFREKLSSAHEIFTEKGAIALVAAISRVILPTTLYNWGLLLFNEGVIAYPTRDGNWLLFSPLTLRRKRKIPNISETLSGIHLGSDRHKQMLSEMYSYEGFVEVEKGDVVVDVGAYIGTFSLVATKKAKKVVAIDPFASINNVLYDNVSDYSNISIVPKAAWKCEDVVELNTSTRPSKNTLLTPKMGTNTTSYNVAANTVPELVACEGITHIDFLKVEAEGVEIEIIEGVLNDEIDVGKIAVDAGPERYGESVQKDIVQMLESSGYECRVKSEAPWWGDEIVFARRVYEAE; this comes from the coding sequence ATGTTTCGAGAGAAGTTATCTTCAGCTCATGAAATATTCACAGAGAAGGGTGCTATAGCTCTCGTAGCTGCAATATCTCGAGTGATTCTCCCAACAACACTGTACAACTGGGGACTACTCCTATTCAACGAGGGAGTGATTGCATATCCGACACGTGATGGAAACTGGCTGCTATTTTCACCTCTAACATTGAGACGTAAAAGAAAGATTCCAAACATTTCCGAAACACTCTCTGGTATTCACTTGGGCTCAGATCGGCATAAGCAGATGCTCTCAGAGATGTACTCTTATGAGGGATTCGTTGAGGTAGAGAAGGGAGATGTCGTAGTGGACGTCGGGGCATATATCGGTACGTTTTCTCTCGTCGCCACAAAAAAAGCCAAAAAGGTAGTGGCTATTGATCCCTTCGCATCAATTAACAATGTACTATATGATAACGTGTCTGATTACTCAAACATATCAATTGTACCTAAAGCAGCTTGGAAATGTGAAGATGTTGTAGAACTAAACACTTCGACACGTCCTAGTAAGAACACACTCCTAACGCCGAAAATGGGCACAAATACAACATCCTATAATGTGGCTGCGAATACTGTCCCTGAACTCGTCGCTTGCGAAGGCATAACCCACATTGATTTTTTGAAGGTAGAGGCTGAAGGTGTTGAAATTGAAATTATCGAAGGTGTTCTCAATGACGAGATTGACGTCGGGAAGATAGCTGTCGATGCAGGGCCTGAAAGGTATGGTGAATCAGTTCAGAAGGATATCGTCCAGATGTTAGAATCTTCGGGATATGAGTGCCGGGTGAAAAGTGAAGCCCCATGGTGGGGTGACGAGATTGTATTTGCTCGAAGGGTCTATGAAGCAGAGTGA
- the asnB gene encoding asparagine synthase (glutamine-hydrolyzing) translates to MCGIVGEISQDGIDISTFSSMRDELSHRGPDGAGLYTNETETVALGFRRLAIIDLSDAGMQPMANEDETVYLVFNGEIYNYRTLRDDLQSAGHEFTSQTDSEVILHGYEEWGVDVLDRLEGMFAFGIWDEQAERLFLGRDPFGIKPLHYYSTDDRFVFASELKAIVADETVPREISPAGLQSYLTYRYIPAPQTIWQGIKKIPPGHYLVYDGTEAEVTPYWNSSTYLDNKQIPEEQAVETLDETLKNSVRKHLVSDVPVGVLLSGGIDSSTVAALASKSQPGLSAYSMGFEGADDELEYARLVASEFDLDQTEEVLGPDELDGLLDEILYYYDEPLADSSIFPTFLLMSRVSQNLKVALAGDGGDELFAGYRWYDRYLRYKRLNPIAEVMRPLHKAIKTVNARAQSELMQSVEWRVQLASLTGLSQYQMAMHPPIESQWIDRIVSDELKSDSAEDVVTRYSAPSMNIKDLQHLDLNTFLPNDILVKVDRASMAHSLEVRVPLLDRSVAEYSLGLEEELIYKDNNKKHLLKQVARSYLPDRIVDRPKSGFGAPLQEMGFIDKYKEVLRESVAASDGVFEQEGLDEFLDADPPSNSLFKLILFELWYRRWAA, encoded by the coding sequence ATGTGCGGAATCGTCGGCGAGATCTCGCAAGATGGAATCGATATTTCTACTTTCTCGTCAATGCGGGATGAACTCTCACATCGAGGACCTGATGGCGCTGGCCTCTACACAAATGAAACCGAAACGGTAGCACTCGGATTTCGACGACTCGCCATCATCGATCTCTCAGATGCGGGTATGCAACCAATGGCGAACGAAGACGAAACGGTGTATCTCGTATTTAATGGTGAAATCTACAATTATCGGACGCTGCGTGACGACCTCCAGTCTGCCGGGCACGAATTTACCAGTCAAACGGACTCGGAAGTCATCCTGCACGGCTATGAGGAGTGGGGAGTCGATGTTCTGGATCGTCTAGAGGGTATGTTTGCGTTCGGGATTTGGGATGAGCAAGCTGAACGCCTATTCCTTGGTCGAGACCCGTTTGGTATCAAACCACTCCACTATTATTCTACAGACGATCGCTTCGTTTTTGCATCGGAACTCAAGGCGATAGTCGCAGACGAGACTGTTCCACGCGAAATATCTCCAGCAGGACTCCAGAGCTATCTCACGTACAGGTACATTCCGGCTCCACAGACGATCTGGCAAGGCATTAAGAAGATACCTCCTGGCCACTATCTCGTGTACGATGGCACCGAAGCCGAAGTGACTCCCTACTGGAACTCTTCGACGTATCTTGATAATAAACAGATCCCCGAAGAGCAGGCGGTTGAGACGTTGGATGAAACGTTGAAAAATTCGGTGAGGAAACACCTCGTCAGCGACGTCCCGGTCGGAGTCCTTCTCAGTGGGGGTATCGATTCGAGCACGGTCGCGGCACTGGCTTCGAAGTCGCAACCAGGGTTGTCTGCGTATTCGATGGGGTTCGAAGGAGCCGATGACGAACTCGAATACGCCCGTCTGGTAGCGTCGGAGTTCGACCTCGATCAAACCGAAGAAGTACTCGGCCCGGATGAGTTAGACGGTCTGCTTGACGAAATTCTATACTACTACGACGAACCACTGGCCGATAGTTCGATCTTCCCGACCTTCTTGTTGATGTCGCGCGTGAGTCAAAACCTCAAGGTCGCACTCGCTGGAGATGGCGGTGACGAACTATTTGCGGGATATCGATGGTATGACCGATATCTCAGATACAAGCGATTGAATCCGATAGCCGAGGTGATGCGTCCACTCCACAAAGCGATCAAAACAGTCAATGCCCGTGCACAGAGCGAACTTATGCAGTCTGTAGAGTGGCGTGTACAGCTGGCGAGTCTTACGGGCCTTTCACAGTATCAGATGGCGATGCATCCCCCGATTGAATCACAATGGATCGATCGAATCGTCAGTGACGAATTAAAATCTGATTCGGCCGAAGATGTCGTTACACGGTACTCGGCCCCGTCTATGAATATAAAAGACCTCCAGCATTTGGATCTGAACACATTCCTCCCAAACGACATTCTCGTCAAGGTTGACCGGGCCAGTATGGCTCATTCGTTGGAGGTTCGCGTCCCACTTCTGGACAGGTCAGTAGCAGAATACAGTCTGGGACTTGAGGAGGAGTTGATATACAAAGACAATAACAAAAAGCACCTCTTGAAGCAAGTAGCACGGAGCTATCTTCCGGATCGGATCGTCGATCGACCAAAATCCGGGTTCGGTGCGCCACTACAGGAGATGGGCTTCATAGACAAATATAAGGAAGTGTTACGAGAGTCGGTAGCAGCATCAGATGGTGTCTTTGAGCAGGAGGGGCTTGACGAGTTTCTCGATGCCGATCCCCCGAGTAATAGTTTGTTCAAGTTAATTCTGTTCGAATTATGGTATCGTCGTTGGGCAGCGTGA
- a CDS encoding sulfatase, with translation MTSKPNILLFSIDSLRRDFCTVYNESEKTTPFLSSFSNDCHVFQKAISPSIWTLAVHTSLFTGLYPREHSINDKDQILGDHPTIAELATKAGYTAKSFGFNGWLRQGATLRGWEHTKTDPWPLPDGLGHYAKKIYNNLSRRTFTHKPEDEHTISKALDEIREINEPFSMFVHLQGAHYKYRPNYTAYRRFSDGGRRMMYSCSKKQQKVYNSKVGRYIQNDMTQSEREEVLNMYRGEISIIDDLLSDFINTFREQRPEEYENTIIVLFSDHGELFGEDGIYGHNFSMNDGLIRVPLIIYDPINAIDECSQESIVQLNDLYPTLSRICGFDAPGTNSTDLNDDREYAFVHYEAAQSMYANMLGEMKEKNIHKDKIPPRELYSIWKNENTKRVLDPNQNKLDKDDILVSRLNDHLQSLDRLQRRGNETASDEVLDNLREMGYL, from the coding sequence ATGACCTCTAAGCCAAATATATTATTGTTCTCTATTGATAGTTTGCGGAGGGATTTTTGTACAGTGTATAATGAGTCGGAGAAAACGACACCGTTCCTTAGCTCATTTTCCAATGACTGCCACGTATTCCAAAAGGCGATATCCCCCTCAATATGGACACTGGCTGTACATACTTCCCTATTCACTGGCCTGTATCCAAGAGAACATTCAATAAATGATAAAGATCAGATTCTAGGTGATCACCCAACTATCGCAGAATTGGCGACTAAGGCGGGATACACAGCAAAATCATTTGGGTTCAATGGATGGCTCAGACAAGGAGCAACGCTACGTGGCTGGGAACATACGAAAACCGATCCATGGCCTCTTCCGGATGGGTTAGGACACTATGCAAAAAAGATCTATAATAACTTATCAAGACGTACTTTCACTCATAAACCAGAAGACGAGCACACAATATCGAAGGCTCTAGATGAGATTCGAGAGATTAATGAGCCTTTTTCAATGTTTGTTCATCTTCAAGGGGCACATTATAAATATCGACCAAATTATACCGCGTATCGACGGTTTAGCGATGGAGGGCGAAGAATGATGTATTCGTGCTCGAAGAAACAGCAGAAGGTGTATAATAGCAAAGTGGGGAGATATATACAGAACGATATGACTCAGTCGGAACGCGAGGAGGTCTTAAATATGTATCGGGGGGAAATTTCTATCATTGACGATCTCCTGTCGGATTTCATTAATACCTTCCGCGAACAAAGACCAGAAGAATACGAGAACACGATAATAGTCCTCTTTTCTGATCATGGGGAATTATTTGGAGAAGATGGAATATATGGGCATAATTTCTCAATGAATGACGGGCTTATTCGAGTTCCCTTAATTATTTATGATCCAATCAATGCGATTGATGAGTGTAGCCAAGAATCGATAGTACAACTCAACGATTTATATCCGACCCTGTCAAGAATTTGTGGATTTGACGCGCCAGGCACTAATAGTACAGATCTCAATGATGATCGTGAGTATGCATTTGTGCATTATGAAGCCGCTCAGTCAATGTACGCGAATATGTTGGGGGAAATGAAAGAAAAAAATATACATAAAGATAAAATTCCTCCACGGGAATTATATTCAATTTGGAAAAATGAAAACACGAAGAGAGTGTTAGATCCAAATCAGAACAAGCTAGATAAGGACGACATTCTAGTAAGTAGATTGAACGACCATCTGCAAAGTTTGGATCGGTTGCAGCGTAGAGGAAACGAGACTGCGTCAGACGAAGTACTAGATAACCTCAGAGAGATGGGATATCTATAG